GAACCCACGGGACCAGGGGCGTTCGGAACGGGCGGGGCCGGTCCGGCTCTTTGTACCGAAGGACGAGGACGCCGGCCGAAACGATCATGAAGGCAAATAGAGTCCCGATATTCGTCAGCTCGACCATCTCCTGGATGTTCGTGAAGGCCGACGTCCCGGCCACGACGACGCCCGTCAGGATCGTCGTCACGTAGGGCGTCCGAAACCGGGGATGGACGGCCGCCGCCCACGGCGGTAGGAGACCGTCCCGGGCCATCGAGAAGAAGATCCGGGGCTGGCCGAGCTGGAAAACCAGCAGGACGGCCGTATGGGCGATGACGCTCCCGAGGGCGACCAGGCCCGTGATGAAGTGAAGCAGACGACTGTCGCCGACGGCCTTCAGGGCGACCGTCAGGGGCTCCGGCGTGTTCAACTGGGTGTATGGGACCATGCCCGTCACGACGGCCGCCACGGCGACATAGATCAGAGTGCAGACGATCAGGGACCCGATAATCCCGATGGGCAAGTCTCGACCCGGGTTCCGGGCTTCTTCGGCCGCCGTCGAGACGGCGTCAAACCCGATGTAAGCAAAAAAGATGATGGCCGCCCCGGCCATCACACCCTTCCAACCGCCGGGCGCGAAGGGCGCGTAGTTCTCGGGCTTCACGTAAAACAGGCCCGTCACGACGAACAGACCCAGGACCGTCAGCTTGATGAGGACCATGACGTTGTTGAACCAGGCGCTCTCCTTGATACCGATGACCAGGATGATCGTCAAGAGCATCACGATCATCATGGCCGGCAGGTTGAAGACGACAGGCACGCCGAACAGGACCGGATGACCGCAGAACCCGGCCAGCGCCAGCCGCGTAGGTGCGTCCATCATCCCTGGTGTGATCAGATGCCCATAGG
Above is a window of bacterium HR11 DNA encoding:
- the yhdG gene encoding putative amino acid permease YhdG; the encoded protein is MRGLFRRKSVDLLQDEARHTRLKRVLTATDLVFLGIGAIIGAGIFATVGTASAGDPGVRPPAGPAIIVSFVFTGLACALAALCYAEMASMVPVSGSAYTYAYATLGELVAWIIGWDLIIEYAVGNVAVAISWSGYFQEFLRGFGFEFPAWMATDFRTARMAAETAAAQLTGVLGTSVSIDQVCAYGHLITPGMMDAPTRLALAGFCGHPVLFGVPVVFNLPAMMIVMLLTIILVIGIKESAWFNNVMVLIKLTVLGLFVVTGLFYVKPENYAPFAPGGWKGVMAGAAIIFFAYIGFDAVSTAAEEARNPGRDLPIGIIGSLIVCTLIYVAVAAVVTGMVPYTQLNTPEPLTVALKAVGDSRLLHFITGLVALGSVIAHTAVLLVFQLGQPRIFFSMARDGLLPPWAAAVHPRFRTPYVTTILTGVVVAGTSAFTNIQEMVELTNIGTLFAFMIVSAGVLVLRYKEPDRPRPFRTPLVPWVPLLSILTCGYLAWHLPVITWVRFGLWLAVGLVFYFLYGFRHSRLSAPVPVPADPPR